The following proteins come from a genomic window of Meles meles chromosome 1, mMelMel3.1 paternal haplotype, whole genome shotgun sequence:
- the LDLRAD1 gene encoding low-density lipoprotein receptor class A domain-containing protein 1 isoform X3, producing the protein MMQRPGCPPQLLLTSHWPGRGTGAWWRLRPPLLLTPGRLPLSLLAAPAGHSRCPDRSGLHPGTPTTHTRTGFLCHDRRSCIPASRVCDGIRTCAHGEDEDEAMCRDMPQSLPSFLVARCGDPSFWIYSDQKCDGTNNCGDCSDELSPVTTCPPCGPGWWRCTSTVFGYCGCIPRSLCRDHTQHCSDWSDEYSCPGP; encoded by the exons ATGATGCAGAGACCTGGATGCCCACCCCAACTGCTGCTCACCAGCCACTGGCCTGGGCGAGGGACGGGTGCTTGGTGGAG GCTGCGGCCCCCTCTGCTGCTCACGCCAGGGcgcctgcctctcagccttcTTGCTGCTCCTGCTGGTCACTCTCGCTGCCCTGATCGCTCTggtctccatcctgggactcccaccacacacaccag GACGGGCTTCTTGTGCCATGACCGGAGGAGCTGCATCCCCGCCAGCAGGGTCTGTGATGGCATCCGCACCTGTGCCCACGGCGAGGATGAGGATGAGGCCATGTGCC GGGATATGCCCCAGAGCCTCCCCAGCTTCCTCGTGGCCCGCTGTGGAGACCCATCTTTCTGGATCTACTCAGACCAAAAGTGTGATGGGACCAACAACTGTGGGGACTGCTCCGATGAACTGAGCCCAG TGACGACATGCCCACCCTGTGGCCCGGGCTGGTGGCGCTGCACCTCGACTGTCTTCGGGTACTGTGGCTGCATCCCCAGGAGCCTCTGTCGTGACCACACCCAGCACTGCTCCGACTGGTCTGATGAGTACTCCTGTCCTGGACCCTGA
- the LDLRAD1 gene encoding low-density lipoprotein receptor class A domain-containing protein 1 isoform X5 — MNKIFPQGDSDDNAAGTKALPGGEGCGPLCCSRQGACLSAFLLLLLVTLAALIALVSILGLPPHTPGRASCAMTGGAASPPAGSVMASAPVPTARMRMRPCAGICPRASPASSWPAVETHLSGSTQTKSVMGPTTVGTAPMN; from the exons ATGAACAAAATCTTCCCCCAG GGAGACAGCGATGACAACGCTGCTGGAACCAAAGCCCTCCCCGGAGGGGAAG GCTGCGGCCCCCTCTGCTGCTCACGCCAGGGcgcctgcctctcagccttcTTGCTGCTCCTGCTGGTCACTCTCGCTGCCCTGATCGCTCTggtctccatcctgggactcccaccacacacaccag GACGGGCTTCTTGTGCCATGACCGGAGGAGCTGCATCCCCGCCAGCAGGGTCTGTGATGGCATCCGCACCTGTGCCCACGGCGAGGATGAGGATGAGGCCATGTGCC GGGATATGCCCCAGAGCCTCCCCAGCTTCCTCGTGGCCCGCTGTGGAGACCCATCTTTCTGGATCTACTCAGACCAAAAGTGTGATGGGACCAACAACTGTGGGGACTGCTCCGATGAACTGA
- the LDLRAD1 gene encoding low-density lipoprotein receptor class A domain-containing protein 1 isoform X1, whose translation MPTPTAAHQPLAWARDGCLVEVGPQAEPGASWKSQEPPPPGSPSCSQSRTRGGAPVGLGKGDLPLVSHPTRRLRPPLLLTPGRLPLSLLAAPAGHSRCPDRSGLHPGTPTTHTRTGFLCHDRRSCIPASRVCDGIRTCAHGEDEDEAMCRDMPQSLPSFLVARCGDPSFWIYSDQKCDGTNNCGDCSDELSPVTTCPPCGPGWWRCTSTVFGYCGCIPRSLCRDHTQHCSDWSDEYSCPGP comes from the exons ATGCCCACCCCAACTGCTGCTCACCAGCCACTGGCCTGGGCGAGGGACGGGTGCTTGGTGGAGGTGGGCCCACAGGCAGAACCGGGAGCATCATGGAAGTCTCAGGAGCCCCCTCCTCCAGGGAGTCCTTCCTGCTCCCAATCCCGCACGCGGGGAGGTGCACCTGTAGGGCTAGGCAAGGGAGATCTGCCACTGGTTTCCCACCCCACACGCAGGCTGCGGCCCCCTCTGCTGCTCACGCCAGGGcgcctgcctctcagccttcTTGCTGCTCCTGCTGGTCACTCTCGCTGCCCTGATCGCTCTggtctccatcctgggactcccaccacacacaccag GACGGGCTTCTTGTGCCATGACCGGAGGAGCTGCATCCCCGCCAGCAGGGTCTGTGATGGCATCCGCACCTGTGCCCACGGCGAGGATGAGGATGAGGCCATGTGCC GGGATATGCCCCAGAGCCTCCCCAGCTTCCTCGTGGCCCGCTGTGGAGACCCATCTTTCTGGATCTACTCAGACCAAAAGTGTGATGGGACCAACAACTGTGGGGACTGCTCCGATGAACTGAGCCCAG TGACGACATGCCCACCCTGTGGCCCGGGCTGGTGGCGCTGCACCTCGACTGTCTTCGGGTACTGTGGCTGCATCCCCAGGAGCCTCTGTCGTGACCACACCCAGCACTGCTCCGACTGGTCTGATGAGTACTCCTGTCCTGGACCCTGA
- the LDLRAD1 gene encoding low-density lipoprotein receptor class A domain-containing protein 1 isoform X2: MNKIFPQGDSDDNAAGTKALPGGEGCGPLCCSRQGACLSAFLLLLLVTLAALIALVSILGLPPHTPGAQTCVTLTNRTGFLCHDRRSCIPASRVCDGIRTCAHGEDEDEAMCRDMPQSLPSFLVARCGDPSFWIYSDQKCDGTNNCGDCSDELSPVTTCPPCGPGWWRCTSTVFGYCGCIPRSLCRDHTQHCSDWSDEYSCPGP, from the exons ATGAACAAAATCTTCCCCCAG GGAGACAGCGATGACAACGCTGCTGGAACCAAAGCCCTCCCCGGAGGGGAAG GCTGCGGCCCCCTCTGCTGCTCACGCCAGGGcgcctgcctctcagccttcTTGCTGCTCCTGCTGGTCACTCTCGCTGCCCTGATCGCTCTggtctccatcctgggactcccaccacacacaccag GGGCCCAGACCTGTGTGACGCTGACGAACAGGACGGGCTTCTTGTGCCATGACCGGAGGAGCTGCATCCCCGCCAGCAGGGTCTGTGATGGCATCCGCACCTGTGCCCACGGCGAGGATGAGGATGAGGCCATGTGCC GGGATATGCCCCAGAGCCTCCCCAGCTTCCTCGTGGCCCGCTGTGGAGACCCATCTTTCTGGATCTACTCAGACCAAAAGTGTGATGGGACCAACAACTGTGGGGACTGCTCCGATGAACTGAGCCCAG TGACGACATGCCCACCCTGTGGCCCGGGCTGGTGGCGCTGCACCTCGACTGTCTTCGGGTACTGTGGCTGCATCCCCAGGAGCCTCTGTCGTGACCACACCCAGCACTGCTCCGACTGGTCTGATGAGTACTCCTGTCCTGGACCCTGA
- the LDLRAD1 gene encoding low-density lipoprotein receptor class A domain-containing protein 1 isoform X4, whose product MNKIFPQGDSDDNAAGTKALPGGEGAQTCVTLTNRTGFLCHDRRSCIPASRVCDGIRTCAHGEDEDEAMCRDMPQSLPSFLVARCGDPSFWIYSDQKCDGTNNCGDCSDELSPVTTCPPCGPGWWRCTSTVFGYCGCIPRSLCRDHTQHCSDWSDEYSCPGP is encoded by the exons ATGAACAAAATCTTCCCCCAG GGAGACAGCGATGACAACGCTGCTGGAACCAAAGCCCTCCCCGGAGGGGAAG GGGCCCAGACCTGTGTGACGCTGACGAACAGGACGGGCTTCTTGTGCCATGACCGGAGGAGCTGCATCCCCGCCAGCAGGGTCTGTGATGGCATCCGCACCTGTGCCCACGGCGAGGATGAGGATGAGGCCATGTGCC GGGATATGCCCCAGAGCCTCCCCAGCTTCCTCGTGGCCCGCTGTGGAGACCCATCTTTCTGGATCTACTCAGACCAAAAGTGTGATGGGACCAACAACTGTGGGGACTGCTCCGATGAACTGAGCCCAG TGACGACATGCCCACCCTGTGGCCCGGGCTGGTGGCGCTGCACCTCGACTGTCTTCGGGTACTGTGGCTGCATCCCCAGGAGCCTCTGTCGTGACCACACCCAGCACTGCTCCGACTGGTCTGATGAGTACTCCTGTCCTGGACCCTGA